The DNA region GAATGGCGGCATCCTTTTTAATTCCTCTGGTTCATCTTCGAATCTAGGGAAAATGTGAGCATGTAGCTCGGGCTCAGCATTTCCAAGGATCTCATAGTTCATTCTTTTTGCTCCGACTACTTTCTGGATGGCTTCACCCACGATCGTCATCTCTTTCAAGAATTCGATTCTCTTTTCCATCGGCAAATCGTTAACCGTTGGAACCACTGGGTCTGAGAGAAGCAGGCAGTACCCTCTCAATGGTTGAACGTCTCCTATGACGACCCATCCGGACCTCAGGCGACAGATCACCTTGTCGTTCTTACCCTCGTTTGCTAAGTCAACTCGTTCCTGGATAAGAGCCATGTCTATTTCTCTTTTTTTGAGAGCTAGTTTGTCGCCAGTTCGCTGGACTGCTTCACAAAATCATCGCCGTCCCACTCGCCGTCTTTCACCACCATCGATTCTTTGGCCGCTTTTTCGGCAGCTTTACGCTCCGTCTGCATCCGCACCAATTCTGCATGGGTGGTAAAGTAACCGAGAGCGTGACCCTTGAAGTCATCGAGCGTATCGAAGTTCTTGGTCTCCATGAAGGCCAACAGCTCATCACACATCTTCTGCACGTGCCCATAGCCGAACTTCATCACGCCAGTGCACACCTGAACGGTATCGCCACCCATGAGGATGAATTCCGCAGCGTCTTCACCGGTTTCCACTCCACCAAGAGCAGACAGGGTGCGACCAGGGAACTCCTGTCGAATCAATTGCGCCACTTCCATGACCATCCGCAAAGCAATCGGTTTCACCGCCCGAGAAGAATAACCTCCAGGCGTTGTATACCCTTCCACGGTGGGCATGGGGCGAAGGGTTTCCAAATCGACTCCCATCACCGAGCGGATGGTGTTGATTGCGCTCACTCCTTCGCATCCCGCGGCAAGAGCCGCACGTGTTGGATCTTCGATGTGGGTGATGTTCGGGGTCATCTTCGCCCAGACCGGAATTGTGGCGACCTCGTTTACCCATGTGCAGACCTCCTCCAAAATCTCCGGGTCCTGACCCATTGCTGCCCCCATCTTCCGCTCCGGTAACCCATGCGGGCAGGAAAAGTTCAACTCAAAGGCGTCCACGCCTGCATCCTGACAGCGGGTCACGATTTCGCACCAAGCGTCCTTATTGTATTCCTCCATAATGGAAGCGATCAGGACCCCATCGGGATACGCATCTTTGCTTTCTTTAAACTCATCCAGCCACTTATCGAAGGGTCGGTCGCTGATCAGCTCAATGTTCTCCCAGCCGATGACTTCCTTTCCGTCGCTGGAGTGGAGCTTCGCGTAGCGGGGTCCTACGTTGACTACCTTAGAGCAATCCAAGCTTACGGTTTTTGCAATTACCGCACCCCAACCTTCTTTGAAAGCGCGCTTGATCACTCGAACATTCGTGCCGGGAGGGCCAGACCCTATCACGAACGGATTGCTCATTTTCAGCCCATCTACTGTTGTTTCCAGTGTGCTCATTTCTTATCTTTCGTTTCAGATTTTTTGTAGTGTTTCATCTAATACGTCCGCAGCAAAATCAGCATCTTCCACCGTAAGACACATGGGTGGTTTGATTCGCAGAACGTTTCCAAAAAGTCCCCCTTTGCCTAGCAGGAGCCCCACATCTTTACAGCGATTCCACGCAGCCACACAGGCTTCTGTCGCTGGTTCTTTCGTCTTTCGGTCGGCTACCAATTCAATTCCGAGCATGAGTCCTCGGCCTCGCACTTCTCCGATGATGGAGTGCTTCTCTTTCAATTCGGTCAAGCGGTCCATGAAGTGTCCTCCAACAACTAAACTGTTTTCCTGCAAACCATCTTCGTCGATTGCCTCGAGAACGGCCCGACCGATACGGGAGATAAACGGGTTTCCCCCAAAGGTGTTGAAATGAATGTGGGTCGTCAGGGACTTGGCAATCTCCGGTGTGGTCACCACTGCAGCCAGCGGAAACCCGTTTCCAATACCCTTGGCCATAACCACTATGTCTGGCTGAACCCCCTGCTCCTCAAAGCCCCAATAGTAAGATCCCGTTCGCCCAAATCCAGCCTGGACTTCATCCGAAATACAAACCCCTCCGTGAGCGCGGACGATTTCATAGGTCTTCCGAAGGTAGCCGTCGGGAAATACGACCGCCCCGCCGACTCCCTGAATGGATTCAGCTATGTACCCGGCAACTCTTCCCGGAGTCGAGAACTCAATTAGCTCCTTCACATCGTTGGCGTAATCTGTCGCCTGATCATTATGACCGGCAAAGGGCCCTCGATAAGGGTCCGGATTTAGGGCGTGGTGGATACCAAATCCTTGCGGTGTATTGAACTTCCAGGTTCCATGAGCGGTAAGCCCCATCGTAGAATGAGAGCCTCCGTGATAGCAGTTCCTCAAGGCAATAAGGTCGTAGTTACCCGTGTGTAGTCGCGCCATCAGCAAAGCAAGGTCGTTGGCCTCCGAACCTGAGTTCACAAAATAACAAACGGAGAGGTCGCCTGGCAGTTTATCCGCCAAGGCTTTTCCATAAAGCGCCACTTCGGGATGAAGGTAAATGGTTGTGCTATGGACGAGCGTGTCCATCTGCTCCTGCGCTGCCGCGTTAATCTTTGGGTGGGAATGGCCACAGCTTACGGTGACGATACCACCAAAAGCATCGAGGTATCGCTTTCCTTTTTCGTCGTAGAGATATTGCATCTTCCCCTCGACCAGCATGACCGGCTTTTCATAGTAGGTAACCAGTGCCGGAGTCAGGTGTGCCTGACGTAGATGCATGACCTCGTCGTAACCCGGCCCTTCGTAGGGCTTGGGCACATGGTCAAAAGGAGGAAGCGAAATCATTGCAGCTAGTTATCGATCACGGTTGAACCAATGATCCGTAAGACTCCGGCCGACGATCTCTGAAAAACTGCCAGGTATCCCGCACTTCCCGAATCTCCGAAAGGTCGAGGTCCGCGACGATCAACTCATCCTGATCGCGGGATCCTTCTGCGATCAGCTGTCCGCGTGGGTTGCAGAAATAGGATTGCCCGTAGAATTCTCCAATTCCCCATGGTGCTTCGGTTCCGACCCGGTTAATTGCACCTAGAAAGTATCCGTTGGCTACACAGTGCGCGGGTTGCTCCAGTTTCCAGAGGTATTCACTCAACCCTGCAACTGTTGCGGAAGGGTTGAAGACAATCTCGGCGCCATTGAGTGCCAGAGCGCGCGCCCCTTCCGGGAAGTGCCGGTCATAGCAGATATAAACACCGATCGTTCCGACAGCGGTCTGAAACACCGGGTAGCCCAAATTGCCAGGTCGGAAATAGAACTTCTCCCAGAAACCCGGGTGGCAATGCGGAATATGGTTTTTCCGATACTTGCCTAGATAAGTGCCATCGGCATCGATCACTGACGCGGTGTTGTAGTAGATGCCCTCCACATCAACCTCATAAATTGGGACGATCAGCACCATGTTGTGCTTCGCGGCCAGTTCACACATCAATTGTGTCGTCGGTCCATCCGGAATCTTCTCGGTAATGTCATACCAACGAATTTCCTGCTCAGCACAGAAGTACGGGCCATAAAACAATTCCTGTAGACAGAGCACCTGGACACCTTTCGCTGCCGCCTCGGCAATCTTCGTGACGTGCTTTTCGACCATCGCGCTGCGAATGATTGATGGATCCTCTTCTCCCGAGTGGGTCGAAGAAGCCTGAATGAGACCTGCTTTTACAATTTCAGCCATAATTAAGAATCGCTAGAGGGTTTCGTTTGAGATAAGAATGATTCAATTCCCCGTTCGGCATCGGTGCCGGGAATCGTGTTGTCGAGGATTAGCGCAAGAAAGGCACCGACCGCCATTCCGGAGCTACCGATCGTAATGATGATTCCTGCAAACCACTGTAGTGATTCGGGAAACAATCCCAAAATCGCCTCTCCATGAGCGCCAACATACTCCGGTAACGATAATCCGGAAAACAACGCAAAACCAATGATAAAAAGGTTTCGAGAAGAGTTCAGGTCAACAAACTGCAGATTCGATAAACCGACTCCCGTGACCATTGCAAACATTACGCAATACATACCTCCGACCACCGGGCTAGGTATCGATACGAACAGTGCTCCGAACTTTCCAAAGACCGCAAAACCCAACATTAAAAACCCCGCGGCCTGAATCACCCGGCGGCTCCCTACGCGGGTCAATCCGATCGCTCCGATGTTCTCCGAATACGAAGTGGTTCCGTTCCCCGTTCCGAAAATACCAGCGAGCAAGCACCCCAACCCTTCAAACCCAATTCCACGGTTTATGGTTTTGGCGTTTGGAGTGGGTGCTTCGGACATCCGCGCGGCTGCAAAATAGTCCCCTGTCGATTCAATCATGCTGGCGATGTAGCCGGACAACATGCCAACGATTGCCGCCACGCCAAAAATAGGCATCCCCCATTGAAAAGGACTAGGCACTTGAACCCAAGGAGCTTCCTTTACCGCTTCGAAACTAACGTAAGCCGGATGGCCTAGTTCAAAGATCCCAGCGACACTGAGTATTGTTGCCACGAGCCAGGCACTGACCAAACCCAACAAAATCGGGAAGAGATTCAAAAGCGGGTGAGCTTTTCTAAAATATTGGCTGAACAGGATCAAAAGAAGAATCGTCAGTCCACCAATCCCCCAATACTCACCCGCTACGGGTGCCCCGAATTTGAACAGTGCCAATCCGATCAAGGCAATTGTCGGAGCAATCGTGACTGGCGTAATAAATTTAAGAATACGTCCCATCAATCCGCCGAAACCCACCAGCATTTCAAAAAAGGCCCCTGCGATAACGGCTCCCTGAACGTGCTGCATCCGCACTTCGAAACCCGCATCGGCCAAAGACGCCATCCCGCAGATCGCAATGGCTGGACCGAGAAAAGAAAAGGTTCCCCCCTGGACGATGGGTAAACGCGAGCCAAATGTGGTCTGCAACAACGTGGAAATTCCACTGACCAGAAACATCGTGCTGATCAACAAAGCCAACTCCGCATTCGAAGCTCTCAAGTGGGACTGGAGCAACAACGGGATCGCAACCGTTGAACCAAACATGGTCAAATACTGCTGGAAACCCAGCACGATTGAGGTCGGCCAAGGCGGCTTATCTTCGATAGTGTAGAGCATTGAGAAGGGCTGGCTGAGCAATTCTGGGACCAATATCATTTCGCTTCGAAATGGTCTCGCGGTAGAAATCGGGCTTGCTCTCCAGCCGGGACGATTTGATGGTGTATTTTTGATCACTATTTATTGCATCCTGGATTCGATGAGTAAACCTACTGAATTCCTTTGGAAAAAAGTTCCGTTCACCGACGTCCTGAACTACCGACTAGCCGATGCTGCCTCTCGAGCCGACAAACAATGAATGCCAGAAGTAAGAGCACCGAGAAACTGCCTATCCACACGATACGTGGACAAGCGGTCGTTCTGGACAGCAGCCTGGCGAAACTGTATGGAGCCACTACTGGGAACTTCAATAAGGCGGTAGGTCGAAACCTAGCTCGCTTCCCCGAAGAGTTTTCCTTTGTTCTGTCCGATCAAGAATTCGAGGATTTGATATTCCAAATTGGAAGATCAAAGGGACGCGGGGGAAGACGAAAGCCCCCACGTGTCTTCACTGAACACGGTGCCTTGATGGCCTCTACGATTCTAAATTCGGAGAAGGCGGTTTCAATGAGCGTTTATGTGATTCGTGCCTTCGTCGAAATGCGGGAGCAGCTCATGACCAACGCGAAAATCCTCAAAAGGCTCGCCGAAATCGATAAAACTCTCATGGAGCACGACCAAACGCTCTGGGATATCTACCAAAAACTCCTACCGCTCCTTCAGCCAGGTGAGGAAAGCCAAAAACGCCCACTGGGCTTCCACGCCGATACCGACTCATGACGAGTCATCCCCGCTCTCGTAGGCATGCCCCGCCTATACACCGGTTCATCGCTCCCATATCTGTGGTAATTGCTTAGAAGATTGATCACTAATTAAAAGCTGGCACCAGACCGTAGCTGCACTCTTGCAGAAATTATCAATGAGGCCGTGTGAGTCAGTCTGGCGGCGCAAGCGAAAAATAGGGCGCAATCCAGTCCAATTCGTCCACTCAGGACTTTCCGCAGATCCGGTATGTGTTCGGGCGTCGACCTCAACCATTCGGCGTCACTACTGGAATCGATGAAAGAGTGATGTTCCTTCTTGACGTAAATTCATTGGTTCATGCTCACCGGGAAGATGCCGATCAACACCTTCCAATCAATGAATAGCTCATGAAGGCACTTGCCAGGGGAAACGATGTCGACGTCAGCGAGCTAGTGCTTGGTGGGACGCTGCGTATTCTGACTCACCCCAAGGTATTCCAGAATCCAACGCCACTCCCAGAAGCGGTCGACTTCATCGAAGATTTCCGTGCTCGCCCCACGGTTCACATCCTTTCGCCGGGTGATCCGCACTGGCCAATATTCGTCACACTTTGCCGGAAGTACGAAGCGCTGGGCAATCTAGTGCCTGATGCCTATCATGCCGCGCTGGCAATCGAGCATGGCTGCCATTGGGCCTCGCTGGACCGGGGGTTTGCTCGGTATGAGAGCCTCGAATGGGTTCACCCACTGGATTAGCGAGAACAGTAGGAAGGAAGAAACGACTTTCTTCGGTCCTTTACGCTTTGGGGGAGACTTTCGGGAGGGTCAGGTAGCGGAGGAATACCCTCAGCGTGCCTAGAAACATTGCTGTGAGGAGAAAGGCGACGAACTTTTTGGATTCGTCCCCTCCCAGGTAAGCCTGCCAGGAAACCCATGAGCGCCATGTCGAGGCGGCAAGGACAATGATCAGGGTTACGCCCGCGCCGATCCTTGCCACTCGGAACTTTCTTTTCCAGAGCCAGGACCAGAATATGTGGATGCCTCCGAAGAAGCCCCCAGTAGCAAGTGCGGTCTGTGCTTTCGTTGGATTATTCAGGTAGCCAGCAACCCCAATCGCCACCAAGAAGATCCCGTAGCACAAGAGAGTGAAGGAAAAGCTCCGAACCTTGCGGGGCATATTGTCGAAGTCAGATTTCAAATTTGAGATCTGAAATTCTAAATCAGGCCCAGCTCCATCTTGCCAGTCTCGGAGATCATGTCCTGATTCCAGGGCGGATCCCAGACGATATCCACTTGCGCTTCTTCAACTCCCGGCACCTGAACCACTTTGTTGCGGGCGTCCTCGGCAATTGAAGGACCCATTCCGCAGCCCGGAGCGGTCAAAGTCATCGCTACGTTTACTTTGTAACCCCCGTCATCGCGCTCGAGGCTTTCCATGCTGTAAACCAACCCTAGGTCTACAATATTCACTGGTATTTCCGGATCGAATACCTTTTTAAGCTGTGACCAGATCGCCTCCTCATCCGGTGGACCTTCGCCGGATGCCTCAGAAGAACCAAAGTCGGTGACTTCAGGCTCTTCTCCGAGTGCGTCGGCGTCTTCACCGCCAATTCGGAACATCCCGTTTTCAGTCATGATTGTATAATTACCCCCCAAGCGATGGGTGATTGTTACACGGGATCCTTCCGGCAGCTCCATCGATTCGCCATGGGGAATCAACGTCGCTTTGACGTCACGGGAAAGGATACGGTCAGTCTCCTCGATCATTGCAGGAATCCCTCTACGCCGAAGCAACCGCCTGGAGTTGCTTCTTTGCGAATTTCTCCCGGATCAGCTCCCTCAAATTCTCTTCCATTTCGGCGCTTTCAAACTGTTCAATGACCTCTTCAAAAAACCCGAAAACCATAAGCTGCTGCGCTATGGTCTTGGGAATCCCGCGCTGGAGAAAATAAAACAGCTCTTCGCGATCCAGCTGTCCCGTAGTTGCACCGTGACTACACTTCACATCATTCGCCTCGATTTCCAATCCCGGAAGCGAATTCGCTTGAGCCGTCTCGTTCAGTAAGAGGTTTCGGTTGGTTTGGTAGGCGTCTGTCTGCTGCGCGTCTTTTGCTACCTTGATCAAACCTGAAAAGATGGTCCGGCTGTGATCCATCAACGCGTTCTTGTAGAGGAGGTCCGAAACAGCGTTTGGCGCGTTGTGGATCTGCAGGGTTCGTTGGTCGAACTCCTGATCGTTCTCTGCAATCGTAAGTGAGTAGAGCTTCACGTCTGCCCCGGACCCGTTGATGCGCACCTCGTTTTCGAAGCGGGATCGCCGGCCTCCGAGATTCAGATTGATCCCACGAACCGAGGTATCTCGATCCACGTTGTTGGTATCCAACTGAAAAGCGACTGACTTCTCGTTGTAGTTCTGAACCGTTTTGCGGAAGATCCGTGCACCCGATTCTGCAAACACATTCCCTACCGAGCAGCCAAATCCCTCACGGTCATCGAACAAAGACTGATGAACGTCGACGACCGAGAACCTGCTGTTTTCTCCACCGATGACGAGGATGTGGGGGAAAGTCGCAGTTCCGGGTGCCGACTGCCAGTGGTCGACTACAAATGGCTTTTCAATCTCAACATTCTTGGGAACATAAAGGAAGTACCCTGTCTCCGAGTAAGCGTTGTGAAGCGCGTGAAATTTTTCGGATCCTAGATCTGTCGACTCTTGGAAAAGGTATTGCTCTACGAGGTCGCGGTGTTTCTCGAAAGCTTCCTCAAGAGGGAGGAAAATCACCCCTCGGCTCAGGGTCTCCTCGTCCAAATTGTCGCGATGTACCAAGAAATTATCCACAAAAATGAATCTTCCCGAAAGAGCACCAACGACATTCGAGCGCTTGACTGCCTCAGCAACCACCTCCTCAGAAGGTTTCTCCGCCAGCTGGTAAGAAGAAAGCTCGAAATCGATCCGTTTGGAAAAACGCCAATGCTCGTCCCGACTCTTCGGCATCGGAAGATCCTGAAACTTTCTCCAAAACTCGATTTTCCAATCCTTCCACACCGTAGGCAGAGTTGAGGCGGAAAGATGCCGTTCGAAGGAGGCCTGATCATCAAGGCCGGTCGCGTCCATTGCTAGGTCTGAGACTGCAGTTGTCATCGTGTTGGTTTGAACTGTTTCCATGGTATTCCCTGTGCTCATCCTACCGAACCCTCCATTTCCATATCGATTAACCGTTTCAATTCGACGCTGTACTCCATCGGGAATTGGCGCACGAGATCGTTCACAAATCCGTTTACCGCAAGGCTCATAGCCTCCCCTTCTGACAACCCTCGCTGCATCATGTAAAAGATCTGCTCTGCGCTCACCTTGGAAACACTTGCCTCATGCTGCACAGAGTTCCCTTCGCCTTGAACATTGATCGCCGGATAGGTGTCGGTCCGGCTGTTCGTGTTGATCAACAACGCATCGCATTCGGTGTTGTTCTTGCAGCCCTTGAGGTGCTCCGGCATCTGCACAAGCCCTCGGTAGGTCGCCCTACCCTCTCCCACAGATATGCTCTTGGAGATGATGTTGCTGCTGGTTTCATCCGCTTGGTGAACCATTTTCGCTCCAGTGTCCTGATGCTGGCCATCATTAGCCAATGCGATGGAAATGACTTCACCACGGGCTTTTCTGCCCTTCAGGACTACGCCGGGATATTTCATGGTCAGCCGCGAGCCGATGTTACAATCGATCCACTTGACTTCGGCTCCCTCTTCAGCCCATGCCCGCTTTGTGACCAGGTTGAAGACATTGTTGGACCAGTTCTGAACCGTAATGTATTGGATCTTCGCACCTTTGAGTGCAACAAGCTCAACCACCGCGCTATGGAGAGTGCTCGTCTCGAACTTAGGTGCAGTGCAGCCCTCCATGTAAGTTACCTCTGCGCCTTCGTCGGCGATGATCAGCGTCCGTTCGAACTGTCCGAAACTTTCGGCGTTGATCCGAAAATAAGCCTGAAGGGGCTGCTCTAGTTTCACGCCGGGAGGGACGTAAATAAAACTACCTCCGCTGAAGACGGCACTGTTCAGCGCCGCAAATTTGTTGTCGTTAGTCGGGATGACCTTTCCAAAAAACTTCCTGAAAATCTCCGGATGCTTGTCGAGTCCTTCTGACGACCCTACAAAGATCACCCCTTCTTTCTCCAAGGAATCCTGCATACGGGAGTAGGCTGCCTCGCTGTCGAATTGGGCCTCTACACCCGCGAGGAACTTTCGCTCTTGTTCTGGAATCCCGAGGCGCTCAAACGTCTCTTTCACCTCATCGGGGACTTCTTCCCAAGACCGACTGGGAACCTGACCCTGGGAAAGATAGTAACGGATGTTCTCGAAAACGATGTTTTCCAGGTCTTTAGTCGCCCAGTGGGTCGGCATCGGGAGACGGTTGAAAACCTTTAGGGCTTTCTTTCGGAACTCATTGATCCAGGCCTCCTCGCCTTTCGCCTCGGAGATGTAGTCGATCGTCTCCTCGGAAAGCCCCGTCCCCGCGTCGTATTCATACTCGACGTCGTAGCGGAAGTTCCCCTTCTCGCGATCTATATCGATTGCTTCGGTTTCGTTCATGGCTGCTTTTTTCCCATTCGGTTCCAGATTTTGTCTCGTTCGGCTGAGCTCAGCCAGCAACCGCCAGCTCTTCCCGAACCCATTCGTATCCCTTGTTCTCGAGCTCGACGGCTAGATCCTTATCGCCGGTTCGGACGATTTTTCCTCCATACATGACATGCACCTTGTCCGGCACTATGTAGTCGAGTAGTCGCTGGTAGTGGGTGATTACCAAGATACCTCGATCCGGCCCTCGCATCAAATTCACTCCGTTCGAGACAACTTTAAGGGCATCGATGTCCAATCCACTATCGGTTTCGTCCATCACACAGTAAGAGGGCTCCAGCATGGACATTTGGAGGATTTCACATCGTTTCTTTTCCCCACCCGAGAACCCCTCATTGACCGAGCGAGATGAGAACTTCCGATCAATCTCCAAGAGATCCATTTTCTCGTAGAGCTTCTTGTAGTAGGCAGGAGCGTCGAATTTATCTTCGTCGTCCTGCCGGGCCTGCAATGCTGCCCGGATGAAGTTTGCAATGGACACACCGGGGATCTCCAGTGGGTATTGGAACGCTAGAAAAAGTCCCGCTCTCGCAATCTCGTCAATTTCTTCGCCGAGGATTTCTTCGCCGTCCATCAAGACGGAGCCACTCTCCACCTCGTAGTCCTCATGGCCGGCGAGAACCTTTGCCAAGGTACTCTTTCCCGTCCCGTTAGGACCCATTAAAGCATGCACTTCCCCCTTGGGCACGGTAAGAGAGAAATCCCGGAGGATTGATTGGTCCGCAATCCCGGCGTTTAGGTTTTTAATTTCAAGTTGGCTCATGGTTATTCTACTTGGAAACAGGTGTGTGTGGAGAAAGTTGGTTATCTTCCGCTGAGGTCCCGGCGACACTGATCTCAACATGCTCGGCACGGAGGCCATCCGGGAGTTCTTTTTCAATCAAGCCGCGGATTTTATCGGAGAGAACGACATCAAAGATGTTCCCCGTCCGGCGGCAGAGGAAGTGCGCAAAGTGCCGGCTGCCTTCATTCAGGGGGCAATACCGGGAAGACTGCCTCTGGAAATTGAGCTGGCGGACAAGACCTGCTGCCACAAAGGACTCAAGGCAGTTGTAGACAGTCGCTAGAGAGACCCCTGCCATTTTTTTCTTCGCTCTCTCATGGACCAGCTCCGCGGTCGGGTGGTCCGTCTCCTCGTCAATTACCTCGTAAACGACTTTCCGCTGCCGAGT from Verrucomicrobiota bacterium includes:
- a CDS encoding Fur family transcriptional regulator → MSTSNSETISIGQLLADAGLRPTRQRKVVYEVIDEETDHPTAELVHERAKKKMAGVSLATVYNCLESFVAAGLVRQLNFQRQSSRYCPLNEGSRHFAHFLCRRTGNIFDVVLSDKIRGLIEKELPDGLRAEHVEISVAGTSAEDNQLSPHTPVSK